One genomic segment of Clostridium saccharoperbutylacetonicum N1-4(HMT) includes these proteins:
- a CDS encoding class I SAM-dependent rRNA methyltransferase — protein sequence MKEVIISVKKEFVNKYKKGYSLILEEALVNPMVLKEEGQLITFIDDKKAFLGKGYYGKQNKGCGWILSNSKNSNVDYKFFYDKLRNAFSKRMKYYHSRDTSAFRVFNGEGDGIGGLTIDYFDEYYLITWYSKGMYGFKEYIIKAIKALVSFDGIYEKKRFEENGMVVDEDSYLCGKKAPEPLIVKENGVNFAIYLNDGAMVGVFLDQKEVRKSIKEKYSKNKRILNTFSYTGAFSMAAAKGGAITTSVDLASRSLEKTTENFKINNIDSEKHEIIVEDIFQYFKRAKKEELKFDVVILDPPSFATSKDNRFSAAKDYKDLMKSAIEITEDEGVIVASTNCATFNMAKFKKFIDDAFKELHKNYGILEEHSLPEDFAVTEKFPEGNYLKVVFVRVY from the coding sequence ATGAAAGAAGTAATAATTAGTGTAAAGAAAGAATTTGTAAATAAATATAAAAAAGGATATTCTTTAATTTTAGAAGAGGCTTTGGTAAATCCAATGGTACTAAAAGAAGAAGGTCAGCTTATAACGTTTATAGATGATAAAAAAGCTTTTTTAGGTAAAGGGTATTATGGAAAGCAAAATAAGGGTTGTGGCTGGATTTTAAGTAATAGTAAAAACAGTAATGTAGATTATAAGTTTTTTTATGATAAGCTTAGAAATGCATTTTCTAAAAGAATGAAATATTATCATTCAAGGGATACCTCTGCTTTTAGAGTATTCAATGGTGAGGGAGATGGAATAGGCGGACTTACTATTGATTATTTTGATGAATATTATCTTATAACTTGGTATAGTAAGGGAATGTATGGATTTAAGGAATATATAATTAAAGCTATAAAAGCTCTAGTTTCTTTTGATGGAATATATGAAAAGAAAAGATTTGAAGAAAATGGCATGGTTGTTGATGAAGATAGTTATTTATGTGGAAAAAAAGCACCAGAACCTCTTATAGTTAAGGAAAATGGAGTTAATTTTGCAATTTATTTAAATGATGGAGCAATGGTAGGGGTATTTTTAGATCAAAAGGAAGTTAGAAAGTCTATTAAAGAAAAATACTCCAAGAATAAAAGAATATTAAATACATTTTCTTATACAGGAGCCTTTTCTATGGCAGCAGCAAAAGGTGGTGCTATTACTACAAGTGTTGACTTAGCAAGCAGAAGTTTAGAAAAAACAACTGAGAACTTTAAGATAAATAATATTGATTCAGAAAAACATGAAATAATTGTTGAAGATATTTTCCAGTATTTTAAACGAGCTAAGAAAGAAGAATTAAAATTTGATGTGGTTATTCTTGATCCGCCAAGCTTTGCAACCTCTAAGGACAATAGATTTAGTGCAGCAAAGGATTATAAAGATTTAATGAAGTCAGCTATTGAAATAACAGAAGACGAAGGGGTAATTGTAGCTTCAACTAATTGCGCTACCTTTAATATGGCTAAGTTTAAAAAGTTTATAGATGATGCTTTTAAAGAATTGCATAAAAATTATGGGATTTTAGAAGAGCACAGCCTTCCAGAGGATTTTGCAGTGACAGAAAAGTTCCCAGAAGGGAATTACTTAAAAGTTGTGTTTGTAAGAGTTTATTAA
- a CDS encoding Hsp20/alpha crystallin family protein encodes MFGLIPFRTNGVSKKGGSFDDFFDGFFNDDFFSPMNFGFSSNQKFKADIRETQNEYLVSAELPGVKKEDISLEYRDNTLIISAKRDEVINEEKDNYIRRERTYGQISRAFHVENVDNAQISAKFENGELKIILPKLNETIKENSRILIQ; translated from the coding sequence ATGTTTGGATTGATACCTTTTAGAACTAATGGAGTAAGCAAGAAAGGAGGTTCATTTGATGATTTCTTTGATGGATTCTTTAATGATGATTTCTTTTCACCAATGAATTTTGGTTTTAGTAGCAACCAAAAATTTAAGGCTGATATAAGAGAAACTCAAAATGAATATTTAGTATCAGCAGAATTACCTGGTGTTAAAAAGGAAGACATCAGTCTAGAATATAGGGACAATACATTAATTATTTCTGCTAAAAGAGATGAAGTGATTAATGAAGAAAAGGATAATTACATCCGAAGAGAAAGAACTTATGGACAAATTTCTAGAGCTTTCCATGTAGAAAATGTTGATAATGCACAAATTTCAGCAAAATTTGAAAATGGTGAATTAAAGATTATTTTACCTAAATTAAATGAAACTATTAAAGAAAATAGTAGAATTTTAATTCAATAG